The segment CGATTAGTGGTTCTATTTTGGGGAGGGATGTCCTCCAGAGGTTTGGGTTTCAATTGACAAATTTATGCTAAGGGCCACCGTCCATCATTTAGCGCTGCAGTATGCGATCCCACTTTGCTGGAAGGCTGACGCCTCTCCTGTTTGGGTGGATCAGTGTCCCCTCCCCTTTGAGAAATTAGCAGCGCTCAAACAGCTTGTGTCAACgggagctggcagcaggtcATATTGAACCCTCGCTTAGTAATTGGAATATGCCTGTCTTTGTTATTCGTAAAGCTTTTTTAGCATAAGGAGGGGGAGATGTAGTGTATTAGGCGAAATGCGGGGCTGCGGGTTGTGACGCGAGAGGTCCCACCTCCTTACTGGAACATTCCATGTCGTGTACATGTGGGCGTACACGAAGGACAGAGGTTATATAAGggtgtgtttgctttaataaaTTGCCATTTTGCCACACActcttttgttgctgtcttGGTATTTGGCCCAGCTGCGGATACTTGGGGTCGAATGGTCTTCCCTCACCCTTCTTTTAGTCCCTACAAGAAGGAAGACTGGAAAGGTGGGGGTATGGGGGAGAAAGTGTTTAAACTGAATCTTTCTTCAAAGGGAaatgagcagctctgcaggttgCATTCATTCTCAGGAGTGAATGAggtgaagaaagagagaggattCAGATGTGACCACAAGGTCCAAGACTTTGAAGCATCCTCAGTAGCCAGGGGAAAGGCAGAAGACCCTCAGCTCTCTGTACATCTCTCTTCCCATTTTATTCTTTGGGGACTGTTTTTCACTGATGTTGCAGAGAGATGCTCGAGTTGAAAGCCACGTCCTCCAGTGCATTGCTGCTAGCCAATACGGTGCCATGCCAATATCCCCCAACCCTGTGCTCTCTGCTAGGGCAAAGAGACACCAAATTGCCTCCAGAAGGGATTGTGCAGAAGGAATCAGGGTCAGGAGGGCACTGCTGGGGTTCTCAGCCCCAGTCCTACTGTGGCCATGAGCACGGAAGAGGATGCAACCTGAATACAGAGGTGGCAGATGTGAAACACATTCCGGATTCCATTTGTCCCAGTGGTTGTTAAAAATTGGACTTCAACGTGGTAAATTTCAGCTGAAAACCTACACAACCACGAGCAGTTCTGAGGTTTTAAAAGTGTTTCTTGGAAAGGCTTCCATGATTTTGGTTCCAGGCCAAAGTATCTTAGGTTTTCGGCAACAGCAAGCGGAAAGCTTTGCCAATAAAACAACATTTGGGGTTTTTATCTTCCAgtgggagagaaaaacaagaaagaaataggTACTttattaaggaagaaaacagcaatcaATCCGCAAATGCTTctcaagaaaacaacaataataacaacattttGGACTGAGGATTTCGTGAGCCTTTGCTGTAGGGAGGAAATGgtggagaaaagagagaaaggctCTCAGCCTGGTCAGGGCATCAAAGGATATTGTGTGCATTTATATTGTACATGAATATTAttgagctgctggaaaaaaaacaacccattcCTCTGGGTGAAGTGAGCGGTGCAGAGGTTTTTAAAGTGCATCTCTTTGGAAACAGGAATGACTATTGACTGGAGGGGGGAAGAGCACATGGAGTTGTGTGTATTAGGGACAGACACGGAGAACATCAGCCCAGCTCCAAAATTCCCATTAATATAAGCTTGTACATAAATAAGGATGACAGCTATTGATTTTCCTTTGCAAGCAGCGTGCCCTGCCCTGGGTGATGAAATGCAGCCCCTTCTTTGAAGAGGTGTAAGCATGGCATGGCCGCAAAGGTTGTGATCCAGAGGGAAAATGAATGATGTTTGGCAGAGAGAGAActgtggctgctctgctcagggTGAACCTGTTGGAAAATGGCTGCTTGGGGCTGGAAGtaagaaagcagaggagagaagCCCAAATTGTACTTATCTTTGGGATTTGGGTGAATTTTTCctctccagcccaagtgcaTTTCACTTTCCCTAATACTTTGCTTCCAGCATGGCATCAAAGGGACAGAGTTAAGGGTAtctgtgttgtttctgttgaCTAATAGCTGCATCTAACCATTTCCTGACCAACCTGCCTTTCACTTTCAGggtgctgcaggaagctgagCATGCTCCGACTCACTTCATTCCTAAAAGGACAGCTCATTTTCTCAAGGCTAGATTTGACACCTGGCATCCAATCACCCAGCCCTCCTCTTTCCCACCGCTATTGCTGCTGGTTTGTCAACATCATCAAGTCGAGAGGCACTAATTACCTTCCAGTGAGTAGGCACAGAGCCCTTGGGAAGGAGCCTGCGTGACTGCcctgcttgctgcctgcttAACACCGGGCTGCGATGCTGCTGGAAAGAGGATGCGTTGTTGGGGCCGTATGACGTTTCCAGCTCAGTTTTCATGcactggagctggaggagctgagggTCAGGTATTAACAAGGTGCTGTGAAGTGTGGGGCCAGACGTCAGGAAAggaaacacagagcaaaactTGGTGTTGGGATGGTTCTGTGGctcttcagcatcctctgaGCAGAGTTAGTGCTTTCCCCCAATACTCGGTGCTACTTCCAGGCAGGAATAACCCATTCCCTGCCCTTTCATGGGGCATACCAGATGTATTCAGGGTGATATCACTACCTTTGGATATTCTCAGGGTGCTCCTGCTACTGCATGCAAGCATCACTCTTCATTATGAGTCTTGGACATATGGTCAGAGATGTCCCCATGTTGGTGTTTCCAGGTGTGTGAGGACAGCTAAACACATCTCCTAGCTAATGCCACAGGGTTAACTTACCCCAGGAAGACTCAGGGAGTGATTCCTGCTGGGGGAATCtctgtccctcagtgccatgcaATGATTCAATGCAGGGCTGCCAGTATGGTGCTCCCCAAACCTTGCTAAGACagacagctgtgtgctgagccCAGTGTTGTGTCAGGTAATTAGCTCCCATTTATATCCGTTAGGTGTGCAATTAGTCTCCTATTAATGCAATTAACGCTGTGGCATTAGCTTAAGTATGTAATTGGCACAGAAGgtagctgcagctcagctgctgagcaTGGCATGGCATCTACTGTGTGGTTTCTGCAAGGATGGTTAGAGGGTCCTTTTAGAGGGTCAGATCTGACCTTGGCAGGCTGCAGGACCTGTCCTGAAATCACTGCAGTTCACTCCTGCCCTCCCTGGGACGATGCAGACGTCAGAGGCGCTGGTCCATCTGGCTGCCATTCTGTGGAGTGAGGAGTGATGGGGAGAAGAAATAACACCTCCATCCCCCCCCGAGCCATTCCTGGCACCCGGCCCCTCCTGGCAGTTTTCAGACACGAAGATCTGACAAGCACCGCGGCACAGACACAGTTGGCCTTTCAGAATGTCAGGGATGGAGAAGGGCTGTGAGGATGGGGAGGGATGGATGCTTTGCTGCATCCCAACCTGGTGGAGATGAACGCTCTTCCCACGTGTCCCGCTACCCTTTGGGTACACAGACAAGCCGCTCACCTTCAGTCTGTGTCAGTGGttaacagcagagcagaacgAGGGTTCACACTGAGACTGGCCCCACTGAGGGTGTTTGGCTCGGGGAAAGCTTCTGACAATCTTGATTAACAGCCCCTTCATCTGCTCACAGCAGCGATAAGCCACGGGAGATCTGGGCTGATGCAGCTCTATAATCAAGAGGGTTTGAAAGAAGCAATTTTCTCCTCTTGCAACCCAGTTGATCCTCATTTAATTGCTGCATAGATTTCCCTGAATTGCCACAGCACTGTCTGCACTTCATCCTCTCCAGTAAGTCTGCAGTGCTTGACTCCTGTGTTGTTTTGCAGGCTGGGATGTGTGATGCTCTGGGATCTTGTAATCCCTCCATGCAGTTTTGGCACAACACAGCCGAGATgcagctctgaaaacagaaaatccctGTGGATGGAGCCATGCTTTGCTCCATGCTGTCATACATcatgctggggaaaaaagaaaagaaatagaaaagcacagaaatcagaTGCTGAAACCCTGCTGTGCAGGTGTTTGGTGATTTGGTGCTGGGCCACTTTGTCTCATTGTTACAGGCTCTGCTCAGTGTTGGCTTGACAGGTTTTGTTGCTGGGGATGGGATGAGTTTCCCTGAGCATCTCCTTGCACAAAGGGGGAGGCCAGAAGcatccctgcacacacagccctgcagaacaCAGAGCTACCTGGAGCAAAGAAGGGCCATTTCCTATCTGCTGATCCTGTCTGTGGTCTCTGAGAACTTCTTTAACTGcattaatgcattaaaatataGCTCCCATTAGCCGCTCAGATCATTTTCATCAGACTCATAAGCATTTCTATTACCATGCCTTTGCCTTAATGATGCATTACTGGTCAAACTTCAACCTGGACATCATCATTCCAGCCTATCACACAACACTTGTCCTGTATAtctcaatttattttcctttctatctGGTAGATGAGGTCACAATGCTTTTTCCTGGCTTGTACCAGTCACTGCTTAGGGGAAGCCATGTGGGCAGTGGAGCCCATGGGCATGGTGCTTAGACCCTTCCCCTGGCAAACCTAAACTGGGGTCTTCCCCTCATTGTAGCAGCAAGTGGCTGGAAAAAGTTGCTCCTGTTGGGGCAGAAAAGGCCTGTGTTTGGGGAATCATTGGTTGGGTCAGGATGGGCATTTCTCATTGCTTCCACCAGGCAGAAGGATGCTGTAGGATGCCAAGTAGGGCACCAAACCCCATTACACTGATGACTCTTTGCCTGCTCCTGaagcagggctggatgcaggAGCAATGCAGCAGAGCTTTCTGTGGGACGGCActcagcagagcccagcatcTGGTTTTGTGACATAATCTGTGCCTCAATTTGCCCAATTTCTCCCAGGCTAACGCCAAGAATTAATGCAAGTTTATTTGTAGAGGCTGCAACCTTGTCAAGAACACAGGAGACAGCGATTGACAGGTCATTCATCTTGGAATTACTTGATAACTTCAAATATAATCATGTAATCAGCAGGAGCgtgtaattattatttatgtgCACGGTGCTTACCAAATTACAGCACCCTCCAAGGCTCAGTGCGATGAGCAAATTaattctgcagcagaagagctTGACCAGAAAGAGGTGTTTGCATCTGAATCTCACTAGTAAACACTGATGTATGAAATGAACTCGGGGTTTAATTGCACATTACCTTTATTCTCAGCTCAGCTGTGAGAGGGAGCGTAGGATGCTGCGTGGAAAAGTTGGAggtgtgtttggttttgctaAGGATGGTGGTATGAGTGTGGGAGACCCATAGTGGGGGGTCTCACCTTCTTTAATGGGATGGTGCAGATGGAAAGCTGTATCCCTTCTCTGCCCTATGGGATGGTCCTGGGGACACACAAAGCCCCCAAATGGTAAGTGAGGAGTGGTTGTGCTGGGGGTGCTTTCTCCACACCATAAATACGCCCCCAAAGTCCTTTAGAGAGGAATCAAAGTCATTTTAATCAAAGAAGGCtgagaacacacacacacacacctctccATACGGAAAGCATCGGTCAGAGCAAACCATcgagagaaaggaaaagcagcgATGCAAAAGCAGACACACGCATTTGGGtttctctctttgctctttTCACTTTGCAGCTTCTTTCCCAACCAGAAACGACAGCTttgaaaaaatcaaacaaacccAAGGGAACACAGAGCGCATCGCTGGTTGGAACACCTTTTGTATGATGAAAACACACTTCTttgaggggaggggggggttcTCCCTTCTTTATAtcaccagcagctctgagaCAGCACCTACCCAAGTGCCCAACACAACACAGAGCAACCCATAGGGAGTCCATTCCTGCAGGATGTCACCAAGCAGGGGCATGGGATGGGCTCTGGCTGTGCTATAAGCAGTGCTTTCCTCAGGGTTTGCACCATTGTTACACATCTGCCCACATGGGAATAAAGGTGGGGCCATCTGGTTTTCCTCTTGTATAACTCCAGGGTTATCCACTCTTGGGATGAAGGGCATTTTCTGCTGGTGATGGGTGAACTTTGCCTGCCCCACATAAAAGGAATTGTCCCAGTGGTGGTCACTGGGTGATGCTAGGAGTTACTCCTACCATGGCACTAGGGGTATTTCTGGGTTGGGCTGCACAGTAGAAAAGCAAGTGGGAAATCTccaagggagaaagagaaacagaaaggattTGCTTCAAACTGATGAACTTTGTAAATGTTTAAGGAAAGATCCTGGAGGTTTTAGCCTGaatctttttaatatatatatatatatttttttcctctttcttttctttaaagtaaaagagattttgttcctttctgGTGGTGCACCCTGAGGAAAATCACACCCTACAAATTCTACAATGCTTAAACCTTCCCAGGATGAGAAATACTTAGAGCTGTGCTTTACAGGGGGTGGAACTGAGGCACAGAAGTGTGAAGTGACTCCTAGCAAAGCCTGTGGGGCCTCTGAAGCAAAGCCCTGGGATGCAGAGAGTAGCCTCAGCTCACAGCCCCTCTGCATGAGCATCCCACTGGGGGTAAAGCTTGGCTCTCAGGTCAGGGCCGGATCCTtcactgcacacagagctgcattcTGTGACCACATGAAATGGGATGCTGAGGGCAGACCAGGGACATGGCAGAGCCCAGAAGCTGGTGTGAGGATGGAGGCTGCCACTCCTCCAAGGCACTTAATCCCAGCATGGGAGGGATTCGGCCCCGGTCTCTACACAAGGGCAGGGAGCAGCTTTGGCACTGAGCTTggtgggagcagggcagggagggacaGAGCCACACACATCTCCATGGGGCTGTTCATCCTCACCTTTCCCCGAGCAGGGCCAGGGGGCCAGGTTGAGTCCTGGGGCTCTGACTGTGCCCTGCCTCCCTGCCCTCTGTCTCATATGGAGAAATCAGACGACAGATGGGGCTCCAATAACCccagtgctttaaaaacaagtgGTGTAAAGCAAAGTCCACAATCAGCCTCGGACTCACCGCCACCTTCATCAACTCGGAGGCTTTTGCCCACCCTGAGCAGCATTCCCAGCCGAGGGATTAATCCCTGGGGCATCCCTGTCTTGGTGTCACCTCAGACAAGTGACAAACACAGGGAGAGTTGGGACATGGGGCATTGTACTGGGATGGATGCAGacagaacagctgctgcaaCCTCTCCGGATTCCTCCTGCCACCCCAGCAGGTCACACCAGGCCAAGCAGGCAACAACGCATCTCAGATGTCCCACATCCTACAGGTCTGTCCTGTCTGTACAGGAGCTTCTGCAGAGTTTCTCATTGCCCACTACAAGTTCGTGCATCCTCTGCGAGCAGCACACCCTGCTCCTGTACCAACACAGCAGGGTCCCATCAGGCAGCAGCCTCCTCCTGCCTCACACTGCTGAGGACTGCTTGATGCTATGGAAGCTGACCCGGGTTGGAGAGGTGGGGATGGACATGGCTCGAGCCACCCGTGCACGGATGGAGTGCTTGTCCTGCCATCGGTGCCACCGCTTCCGCACAGCTGAACGCACCTGGGGGTGACACAGAGGAAGGGAATCATTATTAAGTAACATTAATACCCATCTAGCCAGCCAGCACTGAGCTATGCACGCTGCAGAGGGATTATCTGAGCTCTGCTTGCAAGAGGCAAGTGGGGGGGTTGTGTAATTTTTCCAAAGGAGAAATGGAGACTTCCTGATTCTTTTTCCTGGTCCTGCTATTGAGGGTCTGGCACCAGATGGGGCTCTGAAAGCTCTTCGAAGGCACAAAGATAAGCTGGTGGAAGGTGTGAGGGGCTGGGATGGAGGAGAGTGACAGCTGGGGACTTCTGTGACTTGTCTGGCCCCCAGCTTCCATCTCATGGGATGGAAACCATAGCAGGACCACACGCTGCATAACACAAGATGCTCACCAGCAAGTCCTCATCCAGtcccttttcctcttccatcaAAAATAGCAGCATCAGTGAGTTACTTAGCACATCTGAGCCTGTTATGTCAGGATGCTGCCAGCTGTCTTGTGTTGCTGAAAAGCAGTTTGAGAAATAACCCAGAGAGGGGTCCGTGTCTTCTTTGGTGCTTTAAAATACTTATGCTGCTGTTCCCTGGGGCTTTGCTGGTTGCTTTTGTGCATCACAGCCCAGTGAAGGTGTGAGAACATTtaagaggaggagaaggaaaggatcaACTCCTGGTCTTGTctcctttccttgctgctctctGAGTTTTAGGTTGGGCACTGAGAGGTGCCCATTTTCACATTCACATGGGAATGGGGTCCTGGGCTCTCCTGCTGCACCAAATCACATGCATGCACCCCTAAAGCATCCATTCTCAATGGTGTATTTTCCTTCCCCAAATAAGAAGAAATAGCGAGTAACTGATATTTCCTATGAGATGTTCTGTTTTGGCTGAGATTCCTCCCCAAAGCCTTGCCTCGCTTGCTGCATGTGAGATAGGAAGCAAAAATTCTCAGTTTCTCACATTTTTGGAGGCTGAGCATCTCTGTTAAATCCAGCACAGTGTCCAAACAAGCCACAACAAATGCAAAGCCTGGGAGGAAGAATTAGTAAAGGCTGGAGACAGTCTTCCAAACAGCAAAGCCCTGGAAGCTGTCAGCTGTATTTGATTTGCATGGGGTGCTCATGGGCAATTCtcaccaaaaacaaacagaacaaacccacagaaccacagcaaacaaaaccagaaggaaCTGAAGCTGCATTTTCTATTCCCTGGGAGAAACAATTCCCATTCTCTGTCAGATCCTCCCTCAGTAGGACAAAGCAATAACCTATTCCCCTGTATGGGTACGatgtgaggttgtggatgtgcCTGCAGCCGAGGGTAACTGATCTTGCATCCCCCTCTCAAGAACAGGCACAGACCCTCCCAAGCACCCTCAGCCCCAGTGCTCACCTCACTGTTCAGGAAGCAGTAGAAGACGGAGACGAAGAAGCCCTGGAAGGAGACAAGTGCAGAGTCACAGTGGAGTTACCCCAAGGCTGAGCATCTCTGAAGCAATACCAAGGCTTGGGAAGGTTGATTTTTTGGGATGGGGAGGAATGAAATGAGACATCAGCCACACCATGTGCTCCTCCACATCCCTTGGTGTGGGCCCTGGGatggcagctggagctgagaGCCATACCTGGAAAGACTCCAGGAAGGAGTTGAAGTAGATGAAGACTATCCTGGAGATCTCATCCTCTCCTGGATTGACGAAGAACAGCATGTAGGTGATTCCCAGcaagggcagcagcaccagtgtgGCCTTGACTGCTTTTCTGGGGAGAAACCATGGAGATGAGCTGCCACCATGCAGCACTGAGCATGGgggctgtccccatcccacTCTCAGCACCAACATGAACAGAGTTGGTCTGTTTCCTAAAGCAATCCCCAAATAATTGAGCTGGTTTTGAGCACCTTGTTTGGCTTCTCAGCCAGAACGGGTGCTGGATAGCAAAGATCTGACCttgagctgctgagctgagctgctgagctgagctgcttgGCTGAGCGAGGTCTTCGTTAAAAAGGAATTAAGGAAGGTAAGATAATTTACACCCATCGAGATGGGTTTATGAAAAACTTATCTCAGCTAATTAATTTGATATCTGTTCTTGATGAGATTACAAGCGCAGTTTGTGAGAAGCGATTGTGCTGATGCAAGAGAGAGCATGGGAAGGATAGGGGCTCACTATCTCATTCGTTTTGATTAGGGAATGAGCACAGTGCCAAGCTGACAGACTCCACTAGTAACTTAATGCCAAAAAAGCCATCCCTGGTTGGTCTGGGCTGGGTTCTACAGGAGAGCCCCAGTCACTAGTGCAAGTTGGTAGATGCCATGGGTGAACTGACAATAGCTGAGCATGCAGGGCTTCAGCAGATAAACTGGAATACAACAAGTAACCACAAATTGGAGATGAAAGCTGAAGGACACAACCTGCTCAGTTTTAGCttccccagggcagcagccatAGCAGTGGAGAACCTGTTCCCTTTTACCagtgctgcttccttcctcttttaacAACCACAGATGTAATGTCTGCGTGTCTTCAAAAAGCATTTGAGGTTCTCTTAGGTGTCTCCACGCTCCCATCCCCTTGTTGCTCATCTGGTGGGGCTATTTCTGTCCCTCCTCCATCATGCTAAGGTGGTTCCTAGGTCTGCTCTTACCTGTACTGGATTGTCTCCGATGTGGTGGATGCTCGGAGCTTGGTCATGAGAATCCGAACAATGTTGAACAGAAAGATGAAGTTGATCTGGAAAGCAGAGGGCAGCTGGTAAATGTCTGCTCCCCCGTGTTCTCCTCTATTCCCACAGCAGAGGAAATGTGCTGAGGGAAATGGGAACACCTCATGAACACAAAGCAAGCCTGGGGTGAGCCTCAAAACTAAGAAGCAGTGGATGCAGTATGCATGGACCCTGTTTCTCATGAGGATCCACACTGCCTTCCTTGCACTGGGAGAGGGcatctatgtatatatataagcaaTAAGATATAGGAGCTTATTTGCAGAACTGAGGGCTGAAGAGCACACCAGAAGATGAGTATAGAAGGGGTGTGAGCAAAAAGTAGATGGAGAGGAGGATTGTAAAGCAAACAAAGGGATGCGGGGAGACTGGTTGCCTGCCCTCCTGGCTGCCAACTGCTAATGAAACTGGGGGGCGGTGCTAGGGCTGAGCACAATTGACACAGATTAGAAGTGGCCAGGCTACCTGATGggctggaaaatgaaagcagctcaATTATCCAGCGAGGTGATGGGAAGGCTGCTTGGTACCAGTGATTAATGCCCCCTTGGGTTTTCCTAGCATTGAGAGTGGAaggaggagaagctgaaggGGACCTTGTGCACAGCTTTTGTCCTGCAAATGCTGACCTGATACTAGCACTGATGCTTGTgacctgccagctctgctcctatTTGCCCCTTCCTGAGAAAGTGAAGTCCCAGTAGATTGTTTGACCTCTGGATCAAGTGTTGCTGCCCAGCCAGTAGCCAGTAGCaaactgctgcagagcaaagaGTGAGGCTAAGGCAACTCCTGATGTTTGGCAGAACACACACCTGCACCCAAACAATGCCTCAGCAGCAATGTGGAGACTGATCAGTGCTTGTAGGATTCTGGTAATGGAGGTATCCCTATCAGAACCCCTTTCTAGCCCACCTCAAGTTCTCAGGATCCACACATGATGCTTCTCATCATAGCTGGGTGCTGTGTGAGTGGAGGGAGCCTGACTTGCAGGGCACTGCAGCcatgggacagcacagcagcaagacCCAGGTCCACATACAGATAGGAAGGACCTGATATGTAGCAAGCAAGGTCACTTTGCCCTTACCAGAAGCACCAGGATCATGGGACCTTGATAGATGTAGTCAGTATAAACTCCTGCTCGCTTCCCAAACCAGCACCTGCAAGGCAAAGGCAGACAGTGTTGGGAACATGTGGTGTCAGGGACAAGCCTGCAGAACAAGTGACTCGGTTGACTTTGACCCTTACATAATGTCTGTAGGTCACTGTCATAGCATGAAGGCAGTAAGACTTAGGCTGCTGtagctgggagcagctgctaTGGAACAGCTACTCCCACACACCAGACTACATAGGGAGGTTTATACTGGTCCTGTATGAGTGTGGGACCTGGTTACTGTGGGGTAGGGAAGGACAACCTTACAAAGGGTTGGCTGTGTCCCCAGCAAATCCCATAGGAGCTAATGGTATCAGTGTCCTGAGAGCACCTGGTTGAATTTTGGTTAACGATTCCTTCTCCTGCGTGCAATAAGGATGCTCAAGTCATGAGGCAAAACTAGTGCTGCAAAACAAGGCGAGCTGCATTCGCTGGAGCAGGCTCTTTTCAATTCCACCATCCCCACGATGAACTCATCAGGTTCCTGTTAAGTCCTCCATTAACAAGTCTCTGTGAAAATGGCTCAGGTGGTGGTAGTTTATATCTCTACCGGTAGATTAAATCCCAGCTCCACTTAGCAAACACTCTGTGAGAGCTGTGGCTTAATCTAGccttttcccttcttaaaaatctcatttgcagtttgaaaggaaaaatgcagcagcaggaagggtgTGTGCTGCAGTGAGCCTAAAGGCGggataaaagaaagaatgggaGAATATCATTTTTCCTTGCACCCTTTCCCTGTGCCCCATCCCATGTGATCCCCCCGCAGGCACATCCATGCCTGCTATGTGCCAGCTCCTTGCATGACCAGGGA is part of the Excalfactoria chinensis isolate bCotChi1 chromosome 24, bCotChi1.hap2, whole genome shotgun sequence genome and harbors:
- the LOC140262355 gene encoding corticotropin-releasing factor receptor 1 isoform X2, whose translation is MRLRSIRCLRNIIHWNLITAFILRNATWFVVQLTMNPEVHESNVVWCRLVTAAYNYFHVTNFFWMFGEGCYLHTAIVLTYSTDKLRKWMFICIGWCIPLPIIVAWAIGKLYYDNEKCWFGKRAGVYTDYIYQGPMILVLLINFIFLFNIVRILMTKLRASTTSETIQYRKAVKATLVLLPLLGITYMLFFVNPGEDEISRIVFIYFNSFLESFQGFFVSVFYCFLNSEVRSAVRKRWHRWQDKHSIRARVARAMSIPTSPTRVSFHSIKQSSAV